CTGCCTGGGTCTGATGATATTCTAGATGTAACAAAAGGCGGAGGGGCAGCTGTGCTGCCCCTCCGGTTCAGGAGGATCTGTTATGGTTAAAATGATAACTCCGCAAGCAGCGGCGGCAATGGTCAAGGACGGCATGACCGTCATGATCGGCGGTTTTCTGGCGGTAGGCACCCCGGAATCTCTGGTGGACGCGCTTGTCGCCCAGGGGACGAA
The sequence above is drawn from the Sporomusaceae bacterium genome and encodes:
- a CDS encoding CoA-transferase, giving the protein MITPQAAAAMVKDGMTVMIGGFLAVGTPESLVDALVAQGT